A DNA window from Aspergillus nidulans FGSC A4 chromosome V contains the following coding sequences:
- a CDS encoding uncharacterized protein (transcript_id=CADANIAT00003507) yields the protein MLSYWRRRSSNASPVPPTSQPTPKAPPLLPLIPDSTSLTATFDEKFTAEGAPNEYLSKSDGGTSTVPGPTVDAPAPSTSSGTLAVAPSFSDNHTRPRSSPEERNTEPFLTAQTNHSQPSLHPATSDRTHENESKPSSPLPASEKARLTPTAVDGQSKRSSSTSPAMAPTGHRRFRTSPDVSPGDKHSASQKEYRFEGPTSRRQNDRDAQPVEPVPQKGSGKTMLQLLNPLSLLAKRRSHQVVGLRADEVNRGSRTIIPIPDDYDPRIRGKIVHDFSAPRPRRQLSAAPGHRPEQAGQPGASPPAQPEHTADERSPYSPLPEQLKRHSDHSPVFREHFEDDKRVLQVENKAYLQSSLLTDSSNRDHDPHTLPVFARKLPSSITDSEKPPEELPPSEGQLESSHEAKLAGGDTTKSVGDSDTFEMELPQQPSGLPKHFKSNASRFSFDMNGVGSSTQEKLLEEKHKEKEAARKAEARLNGEYSDLEDDYDNDMFDDIDGLEEEIPGVNVDADEGDEFKNFSGPGNILNKSWLAPNLSPVVASPVQPNTSTIEGNQPAAPKQEESNPDSTGPLSPDASVAVDNSTDSSKTFLRDSKNLSNIPLQTIPDEDDLYYDDGEFGELDTKATEEHFDESIFDDPTSHLYGRKQPTASVQPQEKPGIAGSVPLQTILDEDDLYFDDGEFGELDTKDAGEQFDESIFDDPTSHLYERKQSTAPDQLRSEVSGIEAGSNGGLGHVPSSASDHHQGFAPRRYGSVVGNMPNPGLVNSHSGILSEHNLEAFHNALADAANQCAANDRLGHTTSVSERSMAQESAHTADSQPGLVSDESRISQAMEAVGFEEVLDDFDYDDNDDLLYDDPIIAAANAEALENDDEGFYGHEFGFYAQAYGANSELTNGGYFGPRGAEGISRSHSGRGKFREPSLTPITERSEWSTRNSIISVTAHGVAHSNQSVSSPGLAQLVDLNTIDDEMSLSALMKLRRDAWGGSNGSLRSSSGSPPPQQYPASNRGSFTLSDVSPSVHTVPPDFLGVPLAMDSPIRESDKGAWASFSQHAPNGLLPGTETHRTSL from the coding sequence ATGCTCTCGTACTGGCGCCGCCGATCGTCGAATGCCTCGCCTGTTCCTCCCACCTCACAGCCCACCCCGAAAGCACCCCCCCTGCTACCGCTGATTCCTGATTCGACTTCTTTGACTGCGACTTTTGACGAGAAGTTCACCGCAGAAGGAGCACCAAACGAATACCTTTCGAAATCTGATGGAGGAACTTCAACGGTCCCTGGTCCCACTGTCGATGCCCCGGCGCCTTCAACCTCAAGTGGCACGCTTGCAGTTGCGCCATCTTTCTCAGACAACCATACACGACCGCGATCGAGCCCGGAAGAGCGCAATACAGAGCCATTTCTGACTGCTCAGACTAATCATTCACAACCATCGCTACACCCTGCAACATCAGACCGGACCCACGAGAACGAATCTAAGCCTAGTTCACCCTTACCGGCCTCTGAAAAAGCTCGTTTGACTCCCACGGCCGTAGACGGCCAGTCGAAGCGGTCAAGTTCGACCTCGCCCGCCATGGCACCAACCGGTCATCGCCGCTTTCGAACTTCCCCGGACGTGTCCCCAGGAGATAAGCACTCGGCATCGCAGAAAGAATATCGGTTTGAGGGGCCTACTAGTCGCCGGCAAAATGATCGGGATGCGCAGCCAGTGGAACCTGTTCCGCAGAAAGGGTCAGGTAAAACTATGCTTCAACTACTGAATCCGCTGTCACTTTTGGCCAAACGACGCTCGCACCAGGTCGTGGGATTGCGTGCAGACGAGGTGAATAGAGGCTCCAGAACCATCATTCCAATTCCAGATGATTATGACCCGCGCATACGAGGGAAAATCGTCCATGACTTTAGTGCGCCGCGCCCTCGACGACAATTAtctgctgctcctggccaTCGACCAGAACAAGCTGGTCAACCGGGTGCATCTCCCCCGGCTCAGCCTGAACATACTGCTGACGAGAGGAGCCCCTATTCACCTCTACCGGAGCAGTTGAAGAGGCACAGTGATCATTCACCAGTATTCAGAGAGCACTTTGAGGATGACAAAAGGGTTCTCCAGGTTGAAAACAAAGCCTATCTGCAATCATCCCTACTAACAGATTCCTCGAACCGAGATCACGACCCGCATACGTTACCGGTGTTCGCAAGGAAATTGCCCTCTTCTATCACGGATAGCGAGAAACCACCAGAGGAACTACCGCCTTCCGAGGGGCAGCTAGAATCGAGTCATGAAGCGAAGTTGGCGGGTGGTGACACAACGAAAAGTGTAGGAGACTCTGATACCTTTGAGATGGAACTCCCGCAGCAGCCCTCTGGGCTGCCAAAACATTTCAAAAGCAACGCTTCCCGGTTCAGTTTCGACATGAATGGCGTCGGCTCCTCAACACAGGAGAAACTTTTAGAGGAGAAGCataaagaaaaggaagccgCGCGCAAAGCCGAAGCGCGCCTGAATGGTGAATATAGTGACCTTGAGGATGATTATGATAATGACATGTTCGATGACATTGATggcctggaggaagagattCCTGGAGTCAATGTGGATGCCGATGAAGGTGACGAATTTAAGAACTTTTCGGGCCCGGGCAATATATTGAATAAGTCGTGGCTCGCCCCTAATTTGTCCCCAGTCGTCGCTAGCCCTGTCCAGCCGAACACATCAACTATTGAAGGTAATCAGCCTGCCGCCCCCAAGCAGGAAGAATCCAACCCTGATTCTACAGGGCCTCTTTCACCAGATGCATCTGTGGCGGTCGATAATTCTACAGACTCTTCCAAGACCTTCCTGCGAGATTCCAAGAACCTCTCAAATATTCCATTACAAACAATTccggatgaggatgatctcTACTATGACGATGGGGAATTTGGTGAACTAGACACCAAAGCTACAGAGGAGCATTTCGATGAGTCCATTTTCGACGACCCAACAAGCCATCTTTATGGGCGGAAACAGCCCACGGCCTCGGTTCAACCTCAAGAAAAGCCCGGAATTGCGGGTTCTGTTCCGTTGCAAACGAtcctggatgaagatgatttGTACTTTGATGACGGGGAATTCGGTGAGCTGGACACCAAAGACGCTGGGGAGCAGTTCGACGAGTCTATCTTTGATGACCCGACAAGCCACCTGTATGAGCGCAAGCAATCTACAGCTCCAGATCAGCTTCGAAGTGAAGTATCTGGCATAGAGGCAGGCTCAAATGGTGGCCTGGGACATGTCCCAAGCTCAGCTAGTGATCATCACCAAGGATTTGCACCAAGAAGATACGGCAGCGTTGTCGGGAACATGCCTAATCCTGGGCTTGTTAATTCTCACAGCGGAATACTGTCGGAGCACAATTTGGAAGCTTTCCATAACGCTCTGGCAGACGCAGCAAACCAGTGTGCTGCAAATGACCGTCTCGGACATACCACAAGCGTCAGCGAACGGTCCATGGCCCAAGAGAGTGCTCACACTGCGGACTCACAACCAGGGCTTGTATCAGACGAAAGCCGCATTAGCCAAGCAATGGAAGCAGTAGGGTTTGAAGAGGTATTGGACGATTTTGACTacgatgataatgatgactTACTCTACGATGATCCGATAATCGCTGCTGCCAACGCCGAAGCCCTGGAAAATGATGATGAGGGGTTCTACGGACATGAGTTTGGTTTTTACGCGCAGGCATACGGCGCTAACTCTGAGCTCACCAATGGAGGCTATTTTGGGCCTCGAGGCGCTGAAGGCATCTCTCGCTCCCACAGTGGCCGTGGGAAGTTTCGGGAACCTAGTTTGACACCCATCACGGAGCGTAGCGAATGGAGCACACGCAATTCAATTATTTCAGTCACTGCTCATGGAGTCGCCCATTCCAACCAATCCGTGTCAAGTCCCGGCCTTGCCCAGCTCGTTGACCTTAATACCATCGATGACGAGATGTCGTTGAGCGCACTCATGAAGCTTCGACGTGACGCCTGGGGTGGGAGCAATGGCAgtctccgcagcagcagtggcagccctcctccccagcaATATCCAGCGTCAAACAGAGGCAGTTTTACTTTGTCTGACGTGAGCCCATCCGTTCACACCGTCCCCCCAGACTTTCTAGGAGTACCGCTCGCGATGGATTCTCCGATTCGAGAATCCGATAAAGGTGCATGGGCATCCTTCTCCCAGCACGCACCGAACGGACTATTACCGGGGACGGAGACTCACAGAACTAGTCTCTGA